Proteins from one Pantoea cypripedii genomic window:
- a CDS encoding LysR family transcriptional regulator gives MVSNLEVKWFYDVIALEETRSFTLAAEKRNISQSSFSRRIQSLESAIGFAIFDRSVNPLQLTRQGKSFVGYARNMLDDMDYQLNRIKGLDNFRQSIKFDAAPSLSVLLLPNLIAGYTDSAERIHYVESINVDEAVYNLKEGKSDFILTFYNEEFMNYPFIHHKVFDSFLHLVSPCDVDGRPLFSLNGDVLPLMKYANDSYMGRQVNQVIDKIPENTFTLSFVSSMSELLKRMIVNGHGVGWLPQYSIQRELREGKLAIMDGSLSLPISAYVYRSGARLNLAAERFWQHIKSQNIRLD, from the coding sequence GTGGTCAGTAATCTTGAAGTTAAATGGTTTTATGACGTCATTGCGCTGGAAGAGACCCGCAGCTTCACCTTAGCGGCGGAAAAAAGAAACATTTCTCAGTCCTCGTTCAGCCGTCGTATTCAGTCACTTGAGTCTGCCATCGGCTTTGCCATCTTCGATCGCAGCGTCAATCCACTGCAACTCACCCGGCAGGGGAAGAGTTTTGTCGGTTATGCACGCAATATGCTGGACGATATGGATTACCAGCTGAATCGAATCAAAGGGCTCGACAACTTCCGGCAAAGTATCAAATTCGATGCCGCGCCCTCACTTTCCGTCCTGCTGCTGCCTAATCTGATCGCCGGATACACCGACAGCGCCGAAAGGATCCATTATGTTGAGTCGATCAACGTGGACGAGGCGGTTTATAACCTGAAAGAAGGGAAAAGCGACTTTATTCTGACCTTCTACAATGAAGAGTTTATGAATTATCCCTTTATTCATCATAAGGTTTTCGATTCCTTCCTTCATTTAGTCAGCCCCTGTGATGTCGATGGCAGACCCTTATTCAGTCTGAATGGCGATGTTTTGCCGCTGATGAAATATGCGAACGACAGTTACATGGGACGTCAGGTTAATCAGGTTATCGACAAAATTCCCGAGAATACCTTTACCCTCAGCTTTGTGTCTTCCATGAGTGAACTGCTGAAACGCATGATCGTAAACGGCCATGGGGTGGGGTGGTTACCGCAGTATTCGATTCAGCGTGAGTTGAGAGAAGGTAAACTGGCCATTATGGATGGTTCGCTGTCTTTGCCTATCTCAGCATATGTTTATCGTTCGGGAGCGAGGTTAAATCTTGCGGCAGAGCGCTTCTGGCAGCATATAAAATCGCAAAATATCAGGCTGGATTAG
- a CDS encoding SDR family oxidoreductase, which produces MQNILITGATGFLGGAVTVNLLKKGQINNLLLLVRGETSEEGLERVKKNLAKFGVDRILLESLTTQHILPGDLSEPEHFVAAPRLDSVTHVLNCAAVASFGNNPYIWKVNVEGTFKFASRMSKVTGLKRFVHVGTAMSCAPRANSLVTESELTTSRQQHIVEYTWSKATIERMMMESLPTLPLVIARPSIVVGHSQYGCEPSASIFWVFRMALMLGKFMCDLDDRIDVVPVDYCADALELLLTAEKVEKDVFHISAGVDSSVTFAEIDLAMAKASGDSPVSASYQKVNYKELSADKKNFAALFGPCNERIMLRAMNLYGHFSMLNVVFSNEKLLKLGMPQSSKFTDYLDRCVASTKGSTIAELMAIDFK; this is translated from the coding sequence ATGCAAAATATATTAATCACCGGCGCAACAGGTTTTCTTGGCGGGGCAGTCACCGTTAATTTGTTAAAGAAAGGTCAAATAAATAATCTGCTGCTGCTTGTCAGGGGAGAAACGTCTGAAGAGGGGCTGGAGCGGGTTAAAAAAAATCTGGCGAAATTCGGGGTGGACCGCATTCTGCTGGAGTCCCTGACCACGCAACACATCCTGCCCGGTGATCTCTCAGAACCGGAGCATTTTGTTGCGGCTCCCCGGCTTGATAGCGTTACCCATGTCCTGAATTGTGCCGCGGTCGCATCGTTTGGCAATAACCCCTATATCTGGAAGGTGAATGTCGAGGGGACCTTTAAGTTTGCCAGCCGGATGAGCAAGGTGACTGGACTTAAACGCTTTGTCCATGTGGGAACCGCGATGTCCTGTGCTCCGCGCGCCAATAGCCTGGTGACGGAAAGTGAACTGACAACATCCCGCCAGCAGCACATCGTCGAGTACACCTGGAGTAAAGCGACGATTGAAAGAATGATGATGGAATCCTTACCCACGCTGCCACTGGTGATTGCACGTCCTTCCATCGTGGTCGGCCATTCGCAATACGGCTGTGAACCCTCTGCCAGCATCTTCTGGGTGTTCCGCATGGCACTGATGCTGGGTAAATTTATGTGTGATCTGGATGACCGCATTGATGTTGTTCCGGTGGATTATTGTGCCGATGCGCTTGAGCTGCTGCTGACAGCCGAGAAAGTTGAGAAGGATGTGTTTCACATTTCTGCCGGGGTGGACAGTAGCGTAACCTTTGCCGAAATCGACCTCGCGATGGCAAAAGCCTCGGGAGACTCCCCCGTTTCTGCCAGTTACCAGAAAGTAAATTACAAAGAATTAAGTGCCGATAAGAAAAATTTTGCTGCTCTTTTCGGCCCCTGTAACGAACGCATCATGTTGCGGGCGATGAATCTTTATGGCCATTTTTCAATGCTTAACGTAGTGTTCAGTAATGAGAAGTTACTCAAATTAGGCATGCCGCAATCATCCAAATTTACTGATTATCTCGATCGCTGCGTGGCTTCAACTAAGGGTTCTACGATTGCGGAGTTGATGGCGATTGATTTTAAATAA
- a CDS encoding ABC transporter ATP-binding protein: MSYLSLHHITKAWGEKIALNDISFTAEEGTFVALLGPSGCGKSTLLRTIAGLETADHGEIHCRNTLITHLPPSQRKLSMVFQSYALFPHLSVRENLLFGLKARGEDKQTFASRLADVSKLMELDKLLDRQPSQLSGGQQQRVALGRAVIANHRLCLMDEPLSNLDAKLRQSMRREIRALQKKLGLTMLYVTHDQTEAMSMADSIILLNDGCIEQHATPDDLYNNPASVFAAQFIGAPPMNILPLQRRGSSHYLSQMNWPVLDDDEPALSLGIRAEDIQLIDTAHAALTAPVISYEYMGADTLLVCALPDINEPLTVKVPGMKRFDEGSRVGLQWSASKQYLFSTVTGKRCPSAEQQLFASGKKYAV; this comes from the coding sequence ATGAGCTACCTTTCTCTTCACCATATCACCAAAGCCTGGGGCGAAAAAATTGCCCTGAATGACATCAGTTTTACGGCTGAGGAAGGGACTTTTGTGGCGTTACTTGGACCATCTGGCTGTGGTAAATCGACATTACTGCGTACCATTGCCGGTCTGGAAACCGCCGATCACGGCGAAATACATTGTCGCAATACCCTCATTACCCATCTGCCACCGTCACAGCGCAAATTGTCTATGGTATTCCAGTCCTACGCCTTGTTTCCGCACCTCAGCGTGCGGGAAAACCTGTTGTTTGGTCTGAAGGCACGCGGTGAAGACAAACAGACGTTTGCCTCGCGACTGGCTGACGTGAGTAAACTGATGGAGCTGGACAAACTGCTGGATCGCCAGCCGTCGCAGCTCTCCGGTGGACAGCAACAACGCGTGGCGCTGGGCAGGGCGGTGATCGCTAATCATCGCCTCTGTCTGATGGATGAACCACTTTCCAATCTCGACGCGAAGCTGCGTCAGAGCATGCGCCGGGAAATCCGTGCGCTCCAGAAAAAGCTGGGTCTGACCATGCTGTATGTGACGCATGATCAGACTGAAGCCATGAGCATGGCCGACAGCATTATTCTGCTCAACGACGGCTGTATCGAACAGCACGCCACGCCAGACGATCTCTACAACAATCCTGCCAGTGTGTTCGCGGCGCAATTTATTGGTGCGCCGCCGATGAACATTCTGCCGTTGCAACGTCGCGGCAGTAGCCATTACTTATCCCAGATGAACTGGCCCGTGCTGGATGATGATGAGCCAGCACTGAGTCTTGGCATCCGTGCCGAGGACATTCAGCTTATCGACACCGCACATGCCGCGCTGACCGCCCCGGTGATCAGTTATGAATATATGGGAGCCGACACCCTGCTGGTGTGTGCGCTGCCGGATATCAATGAACCCTTAACCGTGAAAGTACCGGGCATGAAACGCTTCGACGAAGGCAGCCGGGTCGGGTTGCAATGGTCCGCCTCGAAGCAATACCTGTTTTCCACCGTCACGGGAAAGCGCTGCCCATCGGCTGAACAACAACTTTTCGCATCCGGAAAAAAATACGCTGTTTAA
- a CDS encoding ABC transporter substrate-binding protein encodes MSAIRHLRLASALLLCTASTAFAADAVKLQMYYPIAVGGKVSHTVDTLVADFEKIHPEISIQPVYTGDYATTVTKALTAFRGGNAPQMAVIGDIEAYSLIDAGAIVAASDLANDVDGKKWIDGFYPAFLRHIDGKVWGIPFQRSTVVMYWNKQAFEKAGLDANTPPATWQQVVDFGKKLVIKDNNGVSQWGIEIPSTPNGYWNFQGLSATNGGRLDNGKGTAVNFNTPGNIETLQWLTDLGQKEGVSPKGAIAWGTTPQDFISGKTAMMVTTTGNLTGVRENAKFPFGVAMLPEKTQRGSPTGGGNLYVFKNASPEQQKAAMEFIRWVSAPEQAARWSIATGYVATSPAAWDTTVMKDYVKDVPQALVAREQLKYAQPELSTYNSVQIQEALNHAIEAAVTETKTPAEALESAQKQADRLLKSYQ; translated from the coding sequence ATGTCTGCTATCCGTCATTTACGCCTGGCTTCTGCATTATTGCTGTGTACTGCTTCCACTGCCTTTGCCGCCGACGCGGTCAAACTGCAGATGTATTACCCGATTGCGGTCGGCGGCAAGGTCAGCCACACCGTGGATACGCTGGTGGCCGACTTCGAAAAAATTCATCCGGAAATCAGCATCCAGCCGGTTTATACCGGTGACTATGCCACGACAGTGACCAAAGCACTGACGGCGTTTCGCGGTGGCAATGCCCCGCAGATGGCTGTGATCGGCGATATCGAAGCCTATTCTCTGATTGATGCCGGTGCCATCGTGGCCGCCAGCGATCTGGCGAATGATGTTGATGGGAAAAAATGGATCGACGGTTTCTATCCGGCCTTCCTGCGTCACATTGATGGCAAAGTCTGGGGCATCCCGTTCCAGCGCTCCACGGTGGTGATGTACTGGAACAAACAGGCGTTTGAGAAAGCCGGCCTTGATGCCAACACCCCGCCTGCGACCTGGCAGCAGGTGGTGGATTTCGGTAAGAAGCTGGTGATCAAAGATAACAACGGTGTCAGCCAGTGGGGGATTGAGATCCCGTCAACACCTAACGGCTACTGGAACTTCCAGGGGCTGTCAGCCACCAACGGTGGCCGTCTGGATAACGGAAAAGGCACAGCGGTGAACTTCAATACACCGGGCAATATCGAAACGCTGCAATGGCTGACCGACCTCGGCCAGAAAGAAGGCGTGTCACCGAAGGGTGCTATTGCCTGGGGCACCACCCCGCAGGACTTTATCAGCGGCAAAACCGCCATGATGGTCACTACTACCGGCAACCTGACCGGGGTGCGTGAAAATGCCAAATTCCCGTTCGGTGTCGCGATGCTGCCGGAGAAAACACAACGCGGCAGCCCGACAGGTGGTGGCAACCTTTATGTGTTTAAAAATGCCTCCCCGGAACAGCAGAAAGCCGCGATGGAATTTATTCGCTGGGTGTCTGCACCTGAGCAGGCCGCACGCTGGAGCATTGCGACCGGTTATGTCGCCACCTCGCCAGCGGCCTGGGATACCACAGTAATGAAGGATTACGTGAAAGATGTTCCGCAGGCACTGGTTGCCCGTGAACAGCTGAAGTATGCCCAGCCGGAGCTGTCGACCTATAATAGCGTGCAGATCCAGGAAGCACTGAACCATGCGATCGAAGCGGCAGTGACCGAGACGAAAACCCCGGCTGAGGCGCTGGAGTCAGCGCAGAAGCAGGCCGATCGTCTGTTAAAATCGTACCAGTAA
- a CDS encoding carbohydrate ABC transporter permease, which yields MSTLLTTAPATRPRFWSLQLYGYLLILPALGFLLLFTHYPALATVWESVFSAARNGHPARFVGLDTYVALLDDDVFIQSLLNNLLYAVITIPLAVVLSLMMALAVNRHLRGNAMVRAAFFIPSLLPMIAIANLWLFFYTPQLGLLNKLLALFSLPAVNWLGEPGSALYCLMAVSVWREAGFFMIFYLAALQQIDPRLSEAAEIEGASRGYFFRRVQWPLLMPTTLFVLINASMNAFRIVDQVIAMTNGGPDNSSSLLLFYIYRTAFSYWDMPAAAAMTVVLLVILASIALIKFNLLDKRAHYQ from the coding sequence ATGAGCACACTACTCACTACAGCACCGGCTACTCGTCCCAGATTCTGGTCGTTGCAGCTGTATGGCTACCTGCTGATATTACCCGCGCTGGGGTTTTTGCTGCTGTTTACCCATTATCCGGCGCTGGCGACGGTGTGGGAGAGTGTGTTCAGTGCCGCGCGTAATGGCCATCCAGCTCGCTTTGTCGGGCTGGACACCTATGTCGCGCTGCTGGATGACGATGTGTTTATCCAGTCGCTGCTCAATAACCTGTTATATGCGGTGATCACCATTCCGCTGGCGGTGGTGTTGTCGCTGATGATGGCACTGGCGGTAAACCGCCATCTGCGCGGTAATGCGATGGTGCGTGCCGCCTTCTTTATTCCTTCTCTGCTGCCGATGATTGCCATCGCCAATTTATGGCTGTTCTTTTATACGCCGCAGCTGGGGTTGCTGAATAAGCTGCTGGCGTTGTTTTCCCTGCCAGCGGTGAACTGGCTGGGCGAGCCGGGTAGCGCCTTGTATTGCCTGATGGCGGTATCGGTATGGCGCGAGGCCGGGTTTTTTATGATTTTCTATCTCGCCGCTTTGCAGCAAATCGACCCGCGGCTGAGTGAAGCCGCTGAAATTGAAGGCGCATCGCGCGGATATTTCTTCCGCCGGGTGCAATGGCCATTGCTGATGCCCACCACCTTGTTTGTACTGATCAACGCCTCGATGAACGCATTTCGCATTGTGGACCAGGTGATTGCCATGACCAACGGCGGACCTGATAACAGCAGCAGCCTGTTGTTGTTTTATATCTATCGCACGGCGTTCAGTTACTGGGATATGCCCGCCGCGGCTGCGATGACGGTGGTGCTGCTGGTGATCCTCGCGTCGATTGCGTTGATCAAATTCAATCTGCTGGATAAGCGAGCGCATTACCAATGA
- a CDS encoding carbohydrate ABC transporter permease yields MRLLNLAIWLAALLWFLPILVALWVAIHPASDQGSFVLFSPLTLQNFVNAWHAAPFGRYFLNTIMLVLMIVVCQLVLATMAAYALVRFRLKYSGVLFALILLQLMISPDVLILNNYKTIGALGLRDTLTGIALPYFASAFAIFLLRQAFKSIPLVLEEAAIIEGASRFYILRKIYIPLAKPIYVAFALVSISFHWNDFLWPLVITDSVRVRPLTVGLQLFSAPEQGVQWALIGAATLMTTLPLLVLFLVFQRQFIQSFMRAGIR; encoded by the coding sequence ATGAGATTACTCAACCTTGCGATCTGGCTGGCCGCGCTGCTGTGGTTTTTACCGATTCTGGTGGCGTTGTGGGTGGCGATCCATCCGGCATCCGATCAGGGCAGTTTCGTGTTGTTTTCGCCACTGACCCTGCAAAACTTCGTCAATGCCTGGCATGCTGCGCCTTTTGGTCGTTATTTTCTTAATACCATCATGCTGGTGCTGATGATTGTGGTGTGTCAGCTGGTGCTGGCGACCATGGCGGCTTACGCGCTGGTACGATTCCGCCTGAAATATTCCGGCGTGTTGTTTGCCTTGATCCTGCTGCAACTGATGATCAGCCCTGACGTGCTGATCCTGAATAACTACAAAACCATTGGTGCATTGGGTCTGCGCGATACGCTGACGGGCATTGCGTTGCCCTATTTTGCCTCGGCGTTTGCCATTTTCCTGCTGCGTCAGGCGTTCAAAAGTATTCCGCTGGTGCTGGAAGAAGCCGCGATTATCGAAGGTGCCAGCCGTTTCTATATTTTGCGTAAGATTTATATCCCGCTGGCGAAGCCGATTTATGTCGCTTTTGCGCTGGTGTCGATTAGCTTCCACTGGAATGACTTCCTCTGGCCACTGGTCATCACCGATTCAGTCAGGGTGCGGCCATTGACGGTAGGCCTGCAACTGTTTTCCGCGCCTGAGCAGGGCGTGCAATGGGCGCTGATTGGTGCCGCTACGCTGATGACCACCTTACCGTTGCTGGTGCTGTTTTTGGTGTTCCAGCGTCAGTTTATCCAGTCCTTTATGCGCGCCGGTATTCGTTAA
- a CDS encoding metallophosphoesterase, producing MAFPVLITQQQRDLLGEVSQLYQLPALRATAQDHSRLRFGLIADPQYADVDTDFANNLYYRHALHKLPGVIDQLNQQPLDFVVTLGDLVDRHWESYARLLPLYQALQHPHAVVVGNHDAQTIIGHLNDAAALPKSYYAFRLQGWRFICYDGNDISFYCQGEERQRAELLLADLQARGEPQARPWNGAVGSQQLQWLEQQLQDARACGEQVVVFGHYPLAPHNSHILWNGTQLAQLFSDYGVRACFAGHDHRGGYARIGNTEFITLKGMLDGPDAAPFAVVEITAESLTVTGYGGEVSR from the coding sequence ATGGCATTTCCTGTTCTTATCACGCAGCAACAGCGTGACTTATTGGGTGAGGTGAGCCAGCTTTATCAGCTGCCCGCCTTACGTGCGACCGCGCAGGACCACAGCCGACTGCGCTTTGGTTTGATTGCCGATCCACAGTACGCCGATGTTGATACGGACTTCGCAAACAACCTCTACTATCGTCATGCTTTGCACAAGCTGCCCGGCGTGATTGATCAACTTAACCAACAGCCGCTGGATTTTGTCGTAACGCTGGGGGACCTGGTTGATCGCCATTGGGAAAGCTATGCCAGGTTGCTGCCGCTCTATCAGGCGCTACAACACCCACATGCGGTGGTGGTGGGTAACCATGATGCTCAGACCATCATCGGACATCTGAATGATGCTGCTGCATTACCGAAAAGTTATTACGCCTTTCGCCTGCAAGGCTGGCGCTTTATCTGTTATGACGGCAATGACATCAGTTTTTATTGCCAGGGTGAGGAACGCCAGCGGGCCGAATTATTGCTGGCCGATTTACAGGCGCGTGGAGAGCCACAGGCGCGCCCGTGGAATGGCGCCGTTGGCAGTCAGCAGTTGCAATGGCTGGAACAACAATTACAGGATGCACGGGCCTGTGGTGAGCAGGTGGTGGTATTTGGTCACTATCCTCTGGCTCCGCACAACTCCCATATCCTGTGGAATGGCACTCAGCTGGCCCAGCTTTTTAGTGATTACGGCGTGCGCGCGTGTTTCGCCGGACATGATCATCGTGGGGGGTATGCGCGTATTGGCAACACGGAATTTATCACCCTGAAAGGCATGCTGGATGGCCCTGATGCCGCACCTTTCGCGGTAGTGGAGATCACCGCCGAATCATTGACGGTGACAGGGTATGGTGGCGAGGTCAGTCGTTAA
- a CDS encoding TraX family protein produces MHALLTSLRIPSPFDRVKSLSPFQADIIKTIALAAMLADHINTILLNGRSALLSAIGHIAFPLFTIIWAANLPDDAVRLRQRARRLWLWAMATQPLFWLAFMMKGQSWLALNILFAYAGCTQMLSWASRWGVNGAIAGLAVLLLLAWPLTPASYGIPGVVFCLLCMAARCISAVAESRLFFLLVLAALAWLNTPGSGYENTFMYDLLPTLAVPLLIIAAVGALPHISATRLWPRRFFYHAYAGHLTLLGVLAVMPVRI; encoded by the coding sequence ATGCACGCGCTGCTTACTTCTCTTAGAATCCCCTCTCCTTTTGACCGGGTTAAATCGTTAAGCCCTTTTCAGGCCGATATCATAAAAACCATTGCTCTGGCCGCGATGTTAGCCGATCACATCAACACCATTTTATTAAATGGCCGCAGCGCGTTGCTCTCAGCCATCGGTCATATTGCCTTTCCTTTATTCACCATTATCTGGGCAGCCAATCTGCCGGATGACGCAGTGCGGCTGCGTCAGCGCGCCAGACGTCTCTGGTTATGGGCGATGGCAACCCAGCCGCTATTCTGGCTGGCGTTTATGATGAAAGGACAATCCTGGCTGGCACTGAATATTCTGTTTGCCTATGCCGGTTGTACTCAGATGCTGAGCTGGGCATCTCGCTGGGGGGTTAATGGCGCAATAGCCGGGCTGGCGGTGCTTCTGCTGCTGGCATGGCCACTGACACCCGCAAGCTACGGCATTCCGGGTGTGGTATTTTGCCTGCTGTGTATGGCCGCCCGTTGCATCAGCGCGGTGGCGGAAAGTCGGCTGTTTTTCTTGCTGGTGCTGGCGGCACTGGCCTGGTTGAATACACCTGGCAGCGGCTATGAGAATACCTTCATGTATGATTTGCTGCCCACGCTGGCGGTGCCACTGCTGATTATCGCGGCAGTCGGCGCCCTGCCGCATATCTCTGCCACGCGACTCTGGCCACGGCGTTTTTTCTATCATGCTTATGCCGGGCACCTGACCCTGCTTGGGGTACTGGCGGTCATGCCGGTACGCATTTAA
- a CDS encoding H-NS family histone-like protein, which produces MSDSLKALNNIRTLRAQARDCQLSELEEMLEKLIIIVTERREESQAEEAAVREKAEKLAKYRDLLLGDGIDPTELLGALQSAGKTRSKRAPRPAKYKYTDEDGQEKNWTGQGRTPAVIKAAIESGKSLDDFLI; this is translated from the coding sequence ATGAGTGATTCACTTAAGGCGTTAAATAACATTCGTACTCTGCGCGCTCAGGCGCGTGACTGTCAGTTAAGTGAGCTGGAAGAAATGCTGGAGAAGCTCATCATTATCGTTACTGAACGTCGCGAAGAGAGCCAGGCAGAAGAAGCCGCCGTCCGTGAGAAAGCAGAGAAGCTGGCGAAATATCGTGACCTGCTGCTGGGCGATGGCATTGACCCGACCGAGTTATTGGGTGCGTTACAGTCAGCGGGTAAAACGCGTAGCAAACGCGCGCCACGTCCGGCGAAGTATAAATATACTGACGAAGACGGTCAGGAGAAAAACTGGACCGGTCAGGGTCGTACCCCTGCGGTGATTAAAGCCGCTATCGAAAGTGGTAAATCCCTGGACGACTTCCTGATCTAA
- the otnK gene encoding 3-oxo-tetronate kinase, translating into MLIGVIADDFTGASDIAVTFSKGLPGEGGLRTTQYLGLQQQPASADVEVGVVALKSRSLPAAEAVQQSLAACNWLLDQGCEQIVFKYCSTFDSTDEGNIGPVLDALAARLEAGRVIVCPAFPTMGRTLYQGHLFVRDRLLNESGMEHHPLTPMTDADIRRVLARQAKTPVGFINWQQVVQGSDTIRQLLHNGDPALLVADAITDHDLTLIGIAAAGSRLVSGGSGIATALPHNFIQAGKAQGGQTEPPSLPGPGAILVGSCSGATLGQIAEHQRHWAVLPIALDDVMAGDVGPDDLVAFIIANLDKCPLVYSSGDPDTIKSAQQRYGQQAISAALDQLFGETAKKLVYETGIQRLVVGGGETSGAVVSALNLGQLRVGAEIDPGVPALFATGERPLALALKSGNFGRVSFFQHALERLAGKG; encoded by the coding sequence ATGTTAATTGGTGTGATTGCCGATGATTTTACCGGTGCCAGCGATATCGCAGTGACCTTCAGCAAAGGTCTGCCGGGTGAAGGCGGACTGCGCACCACGCAATATCTTGGCCTGCAACAACAGCCCGCGTCTGCGGACGTGGAAGTTGGGGTGGTGGCGCTGAAATCGCGTTCACTGCCTGCCGCAGAGGCGGTACAGCAATCGCTGGCAGCCTGTAACTGGCTGCTGGATCAGGGCTGTGAACAGATCGTGTTTAAGTATTGCTCCACCTTTGATTCTACCGACGAGGGGAATATCGGCCCGGTGCTGGACGCGCTGGCCGCCAGGCTGGAAGCTGGCCGCGTGATTGTCTGCCCGGCATTTCCCACCATGGGCCGCACCCTGTATCAGGGGCATCTGTTTGTTCGTGACCGCCTGCTGAATGAGTCCGGTATGGAACATCATCCGCTCACGCCGATGACCGATGCCGATATCCGTCGGGTACTGGCTCGCCAGGCCAAAACGCCGGTGGGTTTTATCAACTGGCAACAGGTCGTGCAGGGTAGCGATACGATTCGTCAGCTGCTGCATAACGGCGATCCGGCGCTGCTGGTAGCCGATGCGATCACCGATCATGATTTAACCCTGATCGGCATCGCCGCCGCCGGGTCGCGCCTGGTCAGCGGCGGTTCCGGTATCGCCACCGCACTACCCCATAACTTTATTCAGGCGGGTAAAGCACAGGGAGGCCAGACGGAACCGCCTTCCCTGCCAGGTCCGGGCGCGATTCTGGTGGGCAGCTGTTCCGGGGCCACCCTGGGGCAGATAGCGGAACACCAGCGCCACTGGGCGGTGCTGCCAATCGCTCTTGATGACGTGATGGCGGGCGATGTGGGGCCGGATGATTTGGTGGCCTTTATTATCGCTAACCTGGACAAATGCCCGCTGGTTTATTCCTCTGGCGATCCCGACACCATCAAAAGCGCACAGCAACGCTATGGTCAACAGGCGATATCCGCCGCGCTGGATCAGCTATTTGGCGAGACAGCGAAAAAGCTGGTGTATGAAACCGGGATACAGCGCCTGGTGGTAGGCGGCGGCGAAACTTCGGGCGCGGTGGTCAGTGCGCTCAACCTCGGTCAATTGCGGGTGGGTGCCGAAATCGATCCCGGCGTACCGGCGTTATTCGCCACGGGCGAACGCCCCCTGGCGCTGGCACTGAAATCCGGCAACTTTGGCCGGGTGAGTTTTTTTCAGCACGCGCTGGAAAGGCTGGCGGGGAAGGGTTGA
- a CDS encoding aspartate/glutamate racemase family protein produces the protein MTTRIVLLHATPVAMAPVQNAFKDNWPEAEVVNLLDDGLTLDRAKEDQLSPALTDRFVAFGRYGYAMQAQGILVTCSAFGPAIDALAASVPVPVLKPNEAMFEAALQQGQRIGMLATFGPSLGTMTQEFDHYASLIGSTARLESVLVPDAIDLLRQGDVASHNRLVAAAAPQLSHCDVIMLAHFSTSQAAEAVRSNINVPVLTAPHAAVDKMKLQVTGAASC, from the coding sequence ATGACAACACGAATTGTTTTACTGCATGCGACGCCGGTCGCCATGGCACCGGTGCAGAACGCGTTTAAAGATAACTGGCCAGAAGCTGAAGTGGTGAACCTGCTTGATGACGGCCTGACCCTTGATCGGGCGAAGGAAGATCAGTTGTCACCGGCCCTGACTGACCGCTTTGTCGCTTTCGGGCGCTACGGTTACGCCATGCAGGCTCAGGGTATTCTGGTGACCTGTTCCGCATTCGGCCCGGCGATCGATGCACTGGCAGCCAGCGTGCCGGTTCCGGTGCTGAAACCTAACGAAGCGATGTTTGAAGCAGCGCTGCAACAGGGACAACGCATTGGCATGCTGGCGACGTTTGGCCCTTCACTCGGCACCATGACCCAGGAATTCGACCACTACGCGTCGTTAATCGGCTCCACTGCACGGCTTGAGAGCGTGCTGGTTCCCGATGCCATCGACCTGTTACGCCAGGGTGATGTCGCCAGTCACAACCGCCTGGTGGCCGCCGCCGCGCCTCAGCTCAGCCATTGCGATGTGATTATGCTGGCGCACTTCTCCACCTCGCAGGCGGCGGAAGCGGTGCGCAGCAACATTAACGTGCCGGTACTGACGGCCCCCCATGCGGCGGTCGATAAGATGAAGTTGCAGGTGACAGGAGCAGCATCATGTTAA